The following proteins come from a genomic window of Pararhodobacter sp.:
- a CDS encoding amidase: protein MVGDARLMAVPGSGQGLNWLSASEAARQIARGQITARDLVQAVIDRIAARDDVVRAWSWFDPDRALALADAADAVPMNQRGPLHGVPVGIKDILFTKDMPTQFNSPHFQGHFPNIDAACVALLRDAGALILGKNDTVEFAVNGKRAATRNPHDPSRTPGGSSSGSAAAVADGQVPLSIGTQTGGSVIRPASYCGVWAIKPTWNAVSHEGFKVCAASFDTLGWYGRTADDLDLLADVFGLHDDAAPMIESLAGLRIAVCRTPAWPQAENATLEAMTTTIAELRAAGAQVSDLEMPAAFDGLPDAHKMIMQSEMRSAFLPEQRRFGDALYPELVGILRNDAAQTRKDLVAAQNLAAQCRAVFDELAAPFDAVLTPSTAGTAPLGPDNTGAATFNRIWTLLHMPCVNIPGLVAKDGLPIGVTLTGPRFTDRRLIAVAGRIGAALEGARMG from the coding sequence ATGGTTGGAGATGCAAGGCTGATGGCGGTTCCGGGGTCAGGGCAGGGGCTGAACTGGCTGTCCGCGTCCGAGGCCGCGCGGCAGATCGCACGCGGCCAGATCACCGCGCGCGATCTGGTTCAGGCGGTTATCGACCGGATCGCGGCGCGTGATGACGTGGTGCGGGCGTGGTCTTGGTTTGACCCCGACCGCGCGCTTGCGCTCGCTGATGCGGCCGACGCCGTACCCATGAACCAGCGCGGCCCGCTGCACGGGGTGCCGGTGGGGATCAAGGATATCCTGTTCACCAAGGACATGCCGACGCAGTTCAACTCGCCGCATTTTCAGGGCCATTTCCCGAACATTGACGCGGCCTGCGTGGCGCTGCTGCGGGATGCCGGGGCGCTGATCCTGGGCAAGAACGACACGGTGGAGTTTGCCGTGAACGGAAAGCGCGCGGCCACCCGAAATCCGCATGATCCCAGCCGCACACCGGGGGGCTCGTCCAGCGGCTCCGCGGCGGCGGTGGCGGATGGTCAGGTGCCGCTGTCAATTGGCACGCAGACCGGTGGCTCGGTCATTCGCCCGGCGTCTTATTGCGGGGTCTGGGCGATCAAGCCAACGTGGAACGCGGTTTCGCATGAGGGCTTCAAGGTTTGCGCCGCCAGTTTTGACACGCTGGGTTGGTACGGACGTACGGCCGACGATCTCGATCTGTTGGCCGATGTTTTTGGTCTTCACGATGATGCCGCACCGATGATCGAGAGCCTCGCGGGGCTGCGCATCGCGGTGTGCCGCACGCCTGCCTGGCCGCAGGCCGAAAACGCGACCCTTGAGGCGATGACCACCACCATCGCCGAACTCAGGGCTGCCGGGGCGCAGGTGAGTGACCTTGAAATGCCCGCTGCCTTTGACGGGCTGCCCGATGCGCACAAGATGATCATGCAAAGCGAGATGCGCAGCGCTTTCCTGCCCGAGCAGCGCCGCTTTGGCGATGCGCTCTATCCTGAACTGGTCGGCATCTTGCGCAATGATGCCGCACAGACGCGCAAGGATCTGGTGGCGGCGCAGAATTTGGCGGCGCAGTGCCGCGCTGTGTTTGATGAATTGGCCGCACCCTTCGATGCGGTCCTGACGCCAAGCACGGCGGGCACCGCCCCACTTGGCCCGGATAACACCGGCGCGGCGACCTTCAATCGCATCTGGACCTTGTTGCATATGCCTTGCGTCAACATCCCCGGACTGGTCGCGAAAGATGGCTTGCCGATCGGCGTCACGCTGACCGGCCCACGGTTCACGGATCGACGTCTGATTGCTGTCGCCGGGCGAATCGGTGCGGCGCTGGAAGGCGCTCGGATGGGCTGA
- a CDS encoding ABC transporter substrate-binding protein: MIQKFFNVGRRSFLAGLAASTALPLVAMPGRALAQEPRAGGTLRTPAWPAPSILNSAISTAGPETFIGPKFFDGLLGYDFGMVPKPSLATSWEMSEDGKRVTFNLREGVKWHDGADFTSHDVAFTFLQVLKVMHGRGRTTFGGLLDVETPDPLTAIFVLERAEPGDDARPRQPRKPDPARPYL; the protein is encoded by the coding sequence ATGATCCAGAAATTCTTCAACGTCGGACGACGCTCATTCCTCGCTGGTCTGGCCGCCAGCACGGCGCTGCCGCTTGTTGCCATGCCGGGCCGCGCATTGGCGCAAGAGCCACGCGCCGGCGGCACGCTGCGCACGCCGGCATGGCCCGCGCCCAGCATCCTGAACTCGGCGATCTCGACCGCCGGCCCCGAAACCTTCATTGGTCCGAAATTCTTCGACGGGTTGCTGGGCTATGACTTTGGCATGGTTCCAAAGCCATCGCTGGCAACCTCCTGGGAGATGTCCGAGGACGGCAAGCGCGTGACCTTCAATCTGCGCGAAGGCGTGAAATGGCATGACGGCGCTGACTTCACCTCGCATGACGTGGCGTTTACCTTCCTGCAGGTGCTCAAGGTGATGCACGGTCGCGGACGCACAACCTTTGGCGGCTTGCTGGATGTCGAAACCCCCGATCCGCTGACCGCAATTTTCGTGCTGGAGCGGGCAGAACCCGGCGATGATGCGCGCCCTCGACAGCCGCGAAAGCCCGATCCTGCCCGCCCATATCTATGA
- a CDS encoding ABC transporter substrate-binding protein: MMRALDSRESPILPAHIYEGTDIQANPANTNPVGTGPFKLAEYEVGSYIVMEKNPDYWDTGFPLLDQIVIQFVPDAATRAAMLESGQADAVFLNMIPAQEIVRLNALPDFEMDTRGFEAMPSAQQMDFNLDNPILANVTVRHAIAHAIDPEWITQNVWYGLGTAGKTPLHVDQREYYTTEGVPEYPYDLDRANALLDEAGHPRGADGMRFSLMLDPSPWGTESITAAAYVREQLRQVGIDVTVRTQDFGVFVTTVWTDRAHDLVLYTVNLGVDPTIGTQRFYWSQSYLPGSAFTNGAHYMNPEVDALLEAAQIETNAEARREQYAEFQRIVMRDLPVMPITNIAGANIANVKVHDHTVDALGVLSGFSRLWIDA, translated from the coding sequence ATGATGCGCGCCCTCGACAGCCGCGAAAGCCCGATCCTGCCCGCCCATATCTATGAGGGCACCGATATTCAGGCGAACCCGGCCAATACCAACCCGGTTGGCACCGGGCCGTTCAAGCTGGCCGAGTATGAAGTCGGCTCGTATATCGTGATGGAAAAGAACCCCGATTACTGGGACACGGGCTTCCCGCTGCTTGACCAGATCGTGATCCAGTTCGTCCCCGATGCCGCAACCCGCGCCGCGATGCTCGAGTCCGGTCAGGCCGATGCCGTATTCCTGAACATGATTCCGGCGCAGGAAATCGTCCGGCTGAATGCACTGCCCGATTTCGAGATGGATACCCGCGGTTTCGAGGCGATGCCAAGCGCCCAGCAGATGGATTTCAACCTCGACAACCCGATCCTGGCCAATGTGACAGTGCGCCACGCGATTGCGCATGCGATCGACCCCGAGTGGATCACGCAGAACGTCTGGTACGGTCTGGGCACGGCGGGCAAAACGCCACTGCATGTCGATCAGCGCGAATACTACACCACCGAGGGCGTGCCTGAATATCCGTATGATCTGGACCGCGCGAATGCGCTGCTGGACGAAGCCGGGCACCCGCGCGGCGCGGATGGGATGCGTTTCTCGCTGATGCTGGACCCCTCGCCTTGGGGCACGGAATCGATCACCGCGGCCGCCTATGTGCGCGAGCAACTGCGTCAGGTCGGGATTGATGTCACGGTCCGTACGCAGGACTTCGGCGTGTTTGTGACCACCGTCTGGACCGACCGCGCGCATGACCTGGTGCTGTATACCGTGAACCTTGGCGTTGACCCGACCATCGGCACGCAGCGCTTCTATTGGTCGCAAAGCTATCTGCCGGGATCTGCCTTTACCAACGGGGCGCATTACATGAACCCCGAAGTGGACGCCCTGCTGGAAGCCGCGCAAATCGAGACCAATGCCGAGGCACGGCGTGAGCAATACGCCGAATTCCAGCGGATCGTGATGCGCGACTTGCCGGTGATGCCGATCACCAATATCGCCGGTGCGAATATCGCCAATGTGAAGGTGCATGATCACACCGTCGATGCCCTGGGTGTTCTGAGCGGCTTCTCTCGCTTGTGGATTGATGCATGA
- a CDS encoding ABC transporter permease, protein MVPSRAALRYVLRRLSQAVLVMLLVVIGSFFLIKMAPGDFVDTLAGTSDLTAEQMASLRTRYGLDQPVPVQLFYYITRLATLDLGFSPFNNAPVLDVLIKRWPVTAILVVTSVSISMVLGTLLGVLAARFAGKPVDLGISVLMLVFYATPSFIIAMILILIFSVKMNVFPIAGFATIASGYSGWDYVRDVAWHLAMPVTALCTFFIAIYGRIGRAAMLEVLTLDYIRTARGKGLTERRVIYVHALRNALLPLVTMAGLQVSALVGGAVLIETIFGLNGMGRTAFDAVFQRDTNLLLGVLFVSSLSVVVVNFIIDLLYMVLDPRVEIK, encoded by the coding sequence TTGGTCCCGTCCCGCGCCGCATTGCGCTATGTTTTGCGGCGGTTGAGCCAAGCGGTCCTGGTGATGCTGCTGGTCGTGATTGGCAGCTTTTTCCTGATCAAGATGGCGCCGGGCGACTTTGTCGATACCCTGGCGGGCACCTCTGATCTGACCGCCGAGCAAATGGCCAGTCTGCGCACACGCTATGGCCTGGACCAGCCGGTGCCCGTGCAACTGTTCTACTACATCACGCGGCTGGCCACGTTGGATCTGGGCTTTTCGCCCTTCAACAATGCGCCGGTGCTGGATGTTCTGATCAAACGCTGGCCGGTGACCGCGATACTGGTGGTGACATCGGTGTCGATTTCAATGGTGCTGGGCACGCTGCTGGGGGTTTTGGCGGCGCGATTTGCGGGCAAACCCGTCGATCTTGGGATTTCGGTCCTGATGCTGGTGTTTTACGCCACGCCCTCTTTCATCATCGCGATGATCCTGATCCTGATTTTCTCGGTCAAGATGAATGTCTTTCCAATCGCAGGCTTTGCGACCATTGCGTCAGGCTATAGCGGTTGGGACTATGTGCGCGATGTCGCCTGGCATCTGGCGATGCCGGTCACCGCGCTCTGCACCTTCTTTATCGCGATTTATGGCCGGATTGGCCGGGCCGCGATGCTCGAGGTGCTGACCCTTGACTACATTCGCACGGCGCGCGGCAAGGGCCTGACCGAGCGGCGGGTGATCTATGTCCACGCCCTGCGCAACGCCTTGTTGCCACTGGTTACGATGGCCGGGCTTCAGGTCAGTGCGCTGGTCGGTGGCGCGGTGCTGATCGAGACGATCTTTGGCCTGAACGGCATGGGGCGGACCGCGTTCGATGCGGTTTTCCAGCGCGACACCAATCTGTTGCTGGGGGTGCTGTTTGTCAGCTCGCTCAGCGTGGTTGTCGTCAATTTCATCATTGACCTGCTGTATATGGTCCTTGACCCGAGAGTGGAAATCAAGTGA
- a CDS encoding ABC transporter permease: MTTSELSVFSRLVRHPSGMVGLLIIGLVVVMSASAGLIFPDGPWVLGGAPRMWPGVDPDFPLGTDALGRDMVAALFYGARVSLAVGASAALVSLIIGTLVGAIAGYYGGWVDDVLMRLTDAMQTIPSFLAAIAIVGVIGASLSTIIIAIAVVSWPMIARLVRADFLRLRTYDFVQSCKIIGMSDLRIIFAQILPNCLAPIIVSSSVLVATAIITEASLAFLGLGDPNVMSWGTILSVGRPELRSGWYMTVFPAVALVLTVLALNLIGDALNDVLNPRLKERSS; the protein is encoded by the coding sequence GTGACGACGTCTGAACTCTCTGTTTTCTCGCGATTGGTGCGGCACCCCAGCGGCATGGTCGGGTTGCTGATCATCGGGCTGGTTGTCGTGATGTCGGCCAGCGCCGGGCTGATTTTTCCGGACGGGCCTTGGGTCCTTGGCGGCGCACCGCGGATGTGGCCGGGGGTCGACCCGGATTTTCCGCTGGGCACGGATGCGCTGGGCCGCGACATGGTGGCGGCGCTGTTCTATGGCGCGCGCGTGTCGCTGGCGGTTGGTGCCTCGGCGGCCTTGGTGTCGCTGATCATCGGCACGCTGGTGGGCGCTATCGCGGGCTATTACGGCGGCTGGGTCGACGACGTTTTGATGCGCCTGACCGACGCCATGCAAACCATCCCGTCGTTTCTGGCGGCAATCGCAATCGTCGGGGTGATCGGCGCGTCGCTGTCGACCATCATCATCGCCATCGCGGTTGTCTCGTGGCCGATGATCGCGCGTCTGGTGCGCGCCGATTTCCTGCGACTGCGCACCTATGATTTCGTGCAGAGCTGCAAGATCATCGGCATGTCGGATCTGCGGATCATCTTTGCCCAGATCCTGCCCAATTGCCTTGCGCCGATCATTGTCTCGTCGTCGGTTCTGGTGGCCACGGCGATCATCACCGAGGCCAGCCTTGCCTTTCTGGGCCTTGGTGACCCCAACGTGATGAGCTGGGGCACGATCCTGAGCGTCGGTCGTCCAGAGTTGCGTTCTGGTTGGTACATGACCGTCTTTCCTGCCGTCGCTCTGGTGCTGACCGTTCTGGCGCTGAACCTGATCGGCGACGCGCTGAACGATGTGCTCAATCCCCGGCTCAAGGAGCGTAGCTCATGA
- a CDS encoding ABC transporter ATP-binding protein, whose amino-acid sequence MTAPALLQVQGLQVSVGRSMPIVEDLSFSIAAGETVGLVGESGCGKSLTALAIMRLLSGNLRVTGGTIELEGEDLTSMSAERLRTLRGDRMAMIYQEPLTALNPVMTVGAQLVEVLRTHRDMSRRDAAARAVELLALVRIPDPAARFHEYPHRMSGGMRQRVVIAMALACDPALLIADEPTTALDVTVQAQVLRLIKQLQRKANLGLLLITHDLGVVRQVADRIVVMYAGSVVETGTVAEVLGAPRHPYTVGLIAARPSGSYSVDQQKLAEISGSVPAHDARPKGCVFAPRCRNVQDDCLAARPPLVAGEGSHALRCLHPMPAPMPESSLS is encoded by the coding sequence ATGACGGCGCCCGCGTTGCTGCAAGTCCAGGGCCTGCAGGTCTCTGTCGGGCGGTCCATGCCCATCGTCGAAGACCTGAGCTTTTCCATCGCGGCGGGCGAAACCGTTGGTCTGGTCGGCGAATCCGGCTGTGGCAAGTCGCTGACGGCCTTGGCGATCATGCGCCTGTTGTCCGGAAACCTGCGCGTCACGGGCGGCACCATTGAACTGGAGGGCGAGGATCTGACCTCGATGTCCGCCGAACGTTTGCGCACATTGCGCGGTGACCGGATGGCGATGATCTATCAAGAGCCCCTGACCGCCTTGAACCCGGTGATGACGGTCGGCGCGCAGCTGGTCGAAGTGTTGCGCACGCATCGCGATATGTCGCGCCGTGACGCCGCCGCGCGCGCCGTTGAATTGCTCGCCCTCGTGCGGATCCCGGACCCGGCCGCCCGGTTCCATGAATATCCGCACCGCATGTCCGGCGGGATGCGTCAACGGGTGGTGATTGCGATGGCGCTGGCCTGCGATCCGGCGCTGCTGATCGCCGACGAGCCGACGACCGCGCTGGATGTCACGGTCCAGGCGCAGGTCTTGCGCCTGATCAAACAGTTGCAACGCAAGGCCAATCTGGGCCTGCTGTTGATCACCCATGACCTTGGCGTGGTGCGCCAGGTCGCGGATCGGATCGTGGTGATGTACGCCGGGTCTGTCGTCGAAACAGGCACCGTCGCCGAAGTCCTCGGCGCGCCGCGTCACCCCTATACGGTTGGTCTGATCGCCGCACGCCCGTCCGGCAGCTACTCTGTCGATCAGCAAAAACTGGCCGAGATTTCCGGGTCGGTTCCAGCGCATGATGCACGGCCAAAGGGCTGCGTGTTCGCGCCGCGGTGTCGCAATGTTCAGGATGATTGCCTCGCCGCGCGGCCCCCACTGGTGGCGGGCGAGGGTAGCCATGCCCTGAGATGCCTTCACCCCATGCCCGCCCCCATGCCCGAAAGCTCACTGTCATGA
- a CDS encoding oligopeptide/dipeptide ABC transporter ATP-binding protein: MTHVLRTTDLKLYHNTARGQLRAVDGISLTINKGETLGLVGESGCGKSTLAMCVVGINAPTGGQLEVAGVTPGKGRANRIARAQAVQMVFQDPSGALNPRLLVGRIIEEPLRVHGLGTAAERKAKVQELAQKVGLSDYHLPRFPHELSGGQRQRVSIARALALNPALLVCDEAVSALDVSVQAQVLNLFIDLQKELDLTYLFISHDLSVVRYVSHRIAVMYLGRIVEIGPAEEVWHRRVHPYTRALVAAIPGDEALQDEAVLLEGDVPSPVNPPSGCAFRTRCPAARDRCAAEVPALRDMGGGLEVACHFAEEFAATKI, translated from the coding sequence ATGACCCATGTTTTGCGCACGACGGATCTGAAGCTTTATCACAACACGGCGCGCGGACAATTACGGGCCGTCGACGGAATTTCCCTGACGATCAACAAGGGCGAGACCTTGGGGCTGGTCGGTGAATCGGGATGCGGCAAGTCTACCTTGGCGATGTGTGTCGTTGGCATCAACGCGCCGACGGGTGGCCAGCTTGAGGTCGCGGGCGTGACCCCGGGCAAGGGGCGCGCCAACCGGATCGCGCGGGCGCAAGCCGTGCAAATGGTGTTCCAGGATCCCAGTGGCGCGCTCAATCCGCGCCTGTTGGTCGGGCGCATCATCGAGGAGCCGCTGCGCGTTCACGGTCTGGGAACCGCCGCCGAGCGCAAGGCCAAGGTGCAGGAACTGGCGCAGAAAGTGGGCCTCTCGGACTATCACCTCCCCCGGTTTCCCCATGAATTGTCGGGTGGACAGCGCCAGCGGGTCAGCATTGCCCGGGCGCTGGCGCTCAACCCGGCGCTGTTGGTCTGTGACGAGGCAGTGTCCGCGCTGGACGTTTCGGTACAGGCACAGGTTCTCAATCTGTTCATCGACCTGCAAAAAGAACTGGACCTGACCTATTTGTTCATCAGCCATGACCTGTCGGTGGTGCGCTATGTCTCGCATCGCATTGCGGTCATGTATCTGGGGCGCATCGTCGAGATCGGCCCCGCCGAGGAGGTCTGGCATCGGCGCGTTCATCCGTACACGCGTGCGCTTGTGGCGGCGATCCCCGGCGACGAGGCCCTGCAAGACGAGGCGGTTCTGCTGGAAGGCGACGTGCCAAGCCCGGTCAACCCGCCCTCGGGCTGTGCGTTCCGAACTCGCTGCCCCGCGGCCCGTGATCGCTGCGCCGCCGAAGTCCCGGCGCTGCGCGATATGGGGGGCGGGCTGGAGGTTGCGTGTCATTTCGCCGAAGAATTTGCCGCGACGAAGATTTGA
- a CDS encoding YjjW family glycine radical enzyme activase has translation MSLPLARISKVLTFSCVDGPGNRLVLFVQGCNFECPGCHNPHTIGVCNDCGDCVPACPQDALSLVDGRIVFDPTFCDHCDECLRVCPISANPMVQHLTVEDVLALIRSNLAFLSGITVSGGEATLQLKFVITLFRAIKSSPDLAKLTCFVDTNGYLGTYALARLLPVTDGIMMDIKAFADTRHRALTGRGNDKVLASIRMAQAAGKLYELRFLMVPGMNDQDDEIEALIGLVQELGADLRVKLNAFQHHGVKGKARDWPKMTRDGIEATAARLRDAGLSQVVTPTVYL, from the coding sequence ATGAGCTTGCCGCTGGCGCGGATCAGTAAGGTCCTGACGTTTTCTTGTGTGGACGGCCCCGGCAATCGCCTGGTGCTGTTCGTGCAAGGGTGCAACTTTGAATGCCCGGGATGCCACAACCCGCACACTATCGGCGTCTGCAACGATTGCGGCGACTGCGTTCCGGCCTGCCCGCAAGACGCCTTGTCGCTGGTGGACGGGCGCATCGTTTTTGACCCGACATTCTGCGACCATTGCGATGAATGTTTGCGGGTCTGCCCGATCAGCGCCAACCCCATGGTGCAACATCTGACGGTCGAGGACGTGCTGGCATTGATCCGCAGCAACCTCGCGTTCTTGTCCGGGATCACCGTTTCGGGTGGTGAGGCGACATTGCAGCTGAAATTCGTGATCACGCTGTTCCGCGCGATCAAATCCAGCCCGGATCTGGCAAAACTGACCTGTTTTGTCGATACAAACGGCTATCTTGGAACCTACGCCCTGGCGCGCCTGTTGCCCGTCACCGACGGCATCATGATGGATATCAAGGCGTTCGCCGACACGCGGCATCGGGCACTGACAGGGCGCGGCAACGACAAGGTTCTGGCCTCGATCCGCATGGCGCAGGCCGCGGGCAAGCTCTACGAGTTGCGGTTTCTGATGGTGCCGGGCATGAATGATCAGGACGACGAGATCGAGGCGTTGATCGGACTGGTGCAGGAATTGGGCGCGGACCTGCGGGTCAAACTGAATGCGTTCCAGCATCACGGCGTCAAAGGCAAAGCGCGCGACTGGCCGAAAATGACTCGGGACGGGATCGAGGCCACAGCCGCGCGGCTCCGCGATGCCGGGCTATCGCAGGTGGTGACGCCGACGGTCTATCTGTAA
- a CDS encoding YjjI family glycine radical enzyme, with the protein MPCDPEILRRIVNNPTLSAAQKARALSLEAENSLPYPSLDADTQAALDDRVICDMYEGHAPYKPRYVLPDYAVVLTRGSDWLELPAPKTLDEAINTLMIAYHHVPSVTGMPVFIGQLDDLLLPFCEGVSDDSLYRQIKLFWRYIDRVLPDAFLHANIGPSDNRVARTILRVDAELGQIAPNLTFRYDPAISSDAILAQAVSNITKCSKPHIANHPLHAEVFDARGYGIVSCYNALPMAGGASTLTRVNLLEVAKRSRDADDFLNTVLPRYVALNFRLTQARVDYLFDQSGFFESFLVSEGWLERDRFTAMFGIFAMAEAVEHLMVKAGSSARYGHDAEANKLGYAISAKLAQLVAAQPMHNVWRGRAMLHSQAGLSSDTGLTPGVRIAYGSEPDPVSHVQALAPHHQYYASGISEILTLDETVKANPAAVLDLCKGAFACGLREFTANVGGNDLVRVTGYMIRLSDVARFNADKGARTNTTALGAEAADLTAILARKPRVMANELAAGADQ; encoded by the coding sequence ATGCCTTGTGATCCGGAAATCCTGCGCCGTATCGTCAACAATCCAACGCTGAGCGCGGCACAAAAGGCCCGGGCTCTGTCGCTGGAGGCGGAAAACTCGCTGCCCTATCCGTCGCTGGACGCAGACACGCAGGCGGCCTTGGATGACCGCGTGATCTGCGACATGTATGAAGGCCACGCGCCCTACAAACCGCGCTATGTGTTGCCGGATTATGCCGTCGTACTGACGCGCGGCAGTGACTGGCTGGAATTGCCGGCGCCGAAAACACTGGATGAGGCGATCAACACCCTGATGATCGCCTATCATCATGTGCCGTCGGTTACCGGAATGCCGGTGTTCATCGGCCAACTCGATGACTTGCTGCTGCCGTTTTGCGAGGGCGTGTCCGATGATTCGCTCTATCGGCAGATCAAACTGTTCTGGCGCTATATCGACCGGGTGCTGCCCGATGCGTTCCTCCATGCCAATATCGGCCCCTCTGACAACCGCGTGGCGCGCACCATTCTGCGCGTCGATGCCGAGCTGGGCCAGATCGCGCCGAACCTGACGTTCCGCTATGATCCGGCGATCAGCAGCGACGCGATCCTGGCGCAGGCGGTCAGCAATATCACCAAATGCTCCAAGCCGCATATCGCCAACCATCCGCTGCATGCCGAGGTGTTTGACGCGCGCGGCTATGGCATTGTCAGTTGTTACAATGCACTGCCGATGGCGGGCGGGGCCTCGACCTTGACGCGGGTCAATCTGCTGGAAGTCGCCAAGCGGTCGCGGGATGCGGATGATTTTCTGAACACGGTCCTGCCGCGCTATGTAGCGTTGAATTTCCGGCTCACGCAGGCGCGGGTTGACTATCTGTTTGATCAATCCGGCTTCTTCGAGAGCTTTCTGGTCAGCGAAGGCTGGCTTGAGCGTGACCGTTTCACCGCCATGTTCGGCATTTTCGCCATGGCCGAGGCGGTCGAGCATTTGATGGTCAAAGCCGGAAGCTCGGCGCGCTATGGGCATGATGCCGAGGCCAACAAGCTGGGCTATGCGATCTCGGCCAAACTGGCGCAGTTGGTCGCGGCGCAGCCGATGCACAATGTCTGGCGTGGCCGGGCGATGCTGCATTCTCAGGCCGGGCTGTCGTCGGATACCGGGCTGACGCCGGGGGTGCGGATTGCCTACGGCTCTGAACCCGACCCGGTCAGCCATGTGCAAGCCCTGGCGCCGCATCATCAATATTATGCCTCGGGGATTTCCGAGATCCTGACGCTGGACGAAACCGTCAAGGCCAATCCGGCGGCGGTGCTCGATCTGTGCAAGGGGGCCTTCGCCTGTGGCCTGCGTGAATTCACCGCCAATGTCGGTGGCAATGATCTGGTGCGGGTGACGGGCTACATGATCCGGCTGTCGGATGTGGCGCGGTTCAACGCTGACAAGGGCGCGCGCACCAACACCACGGCGCTGGGGGCCGAAGCGGCGGATCTGACCGCGATATTGGCGCGCAAACCGAGGGTGATGGCCAATGAGCTTGCCGCTGGCGCGGATCAGTAA
- a CDS encoding tellurite resistance/C4-dicarboxylate transporter family protein: MTTKTTTPPLVSRLLHPDVDGLSPAYFGMVMATGIVSLAANQIGLPIVAWALFGVAGLAYLVLWWLTLLRLLRHPRRMLADVSDHLRGPGFFTMVAASSILGSQCLILLELTAVGFAFWCAAVVLWLGLTYTIFTIFTVKAEKPTLDKGINGAWLLAVVATQSIAVLATLLAARLEQPYRLDLNFLALSMWLWGGMLYIWMMSLIFYRYTFFAFSPGDLSPPYWINMGAMAISTLAGSFLIQNAQDAWFLHSIQPFIKGFTIFYWATGTWWIPMLVILGIWRHIYKRFPLRYDPLYWGAVFPLGMYAVATHQMDQAMGFHFLGTVSTAFSWVALGAWGLAFVGYLLTLIRRRPQ, translated from the coding sequence ATGACCACGAAAACAACCACGCCGCCCCTCGTTTCGCGGCTGCTCCACCCGGACGTAGACGGCTTGTCGCCGGCATATTTCGGCATGGTCATGGCGACGGGGATTGTGTCGCTTGCTGCGAACCAGATTGGTCTGCCGATTGTGGCATGGGCCTTGTTCGGGGTTGCCGGGCTTGCCTATCTGGTCCTGTGGTGGCTGACGCTGTTGCGACTGCTGCGTCACCCGCGCCGGATGCTGGCGGATGTGTCCGACCACCTGCGCGGGCCGGGGTTTTTCACCATGGTCGCGGCCTCCAGCATTCTGGGCAGCCAATGCCTGATCCTGCTGGAATTGACCGCGGTTGGCTTTGCCTTTTGGTGCGCAGCCGTGGTTTTGTGGCTTGGCCTGACCTATACGATTTTCACGATTTTCACCGTCAAGGCCGAGAAACCGACACTGGACAAGGGGATCAACGGCGCGTGGTTGCTGGCCGTTGTCGCCACCCAGTCGATCGCCGTCCTTGCGACGCTGCTGGCGGCGCGGCTTGAGCAACCCTACCGGCTCGACCTGAATTTTCTTGCCCTGTCGATGTGGCTCTGGGGCGGGATGCTCTACATCTGGATGATGTCGCTGATCTTTTATCGCTACACGTTCTTTGCCTTCTCGCCGGGCGACCTGTCACCTCCCTATTGGATCAACATGGGGGCGATGGCCATTTCAACGCTGGCGGGCTCATTTCTGATCCAGAACGCTCAGGATGCATGGTTCCTGCATTCGATTCAGCCGTTCATCAAAGGCTTCACCATCTTCTACTGGGCGACCGGAACCTGGTGGATTCCGATGCTGGTCATTCTGGGGATCTGGCGTCACATCTACAAACGCTTTCCCTTGCGCTACGACCCGCTCTATTGGGGAGCGGTGTTCCCGCTGGGCATGTACGCCGTTGCCACGCATCAAATGGATCAGGCGATGGGATTTCACTTTCTGGGCACGGTATCGACCGCGTTTTCCTGGGTTGCGCTGGGCGCCTGGGGGCTGGCCTTTGTTGGCTACCTGCTGACGCTGATCCGACGTCGACCTCAATGA